A stretch of Apostichopus japonicus isolate 1M-3 chromosome 9, ASM3797524v1, whole genome shotgun sequence DNA encodes these proteins:
- the LOC139974349 gene encoding small ribosomal subunit protein uS10-like has protein sequence MATYKEPGKGGPAEESQAHRIRITLTSRNVKSLEKVCADLKAGALAKNLKVKGPVRMPTKTLRITTRKTPCGEGSKTWDRFQMRIHKRIIDLQSPSEIVKQITSISIEPGVEVEVTIADA, from the exons GCCACCTACAAAGAACCAGGTAAAGGGGGACCAGCTGAAGAGTCGCAGGCCCACAGAATCAGGATCACCCTCACCAGTAGGAATGTCAAGAGCTTGGAGAAAG tATGTGCTGACTTGAAAGCAGGTGCtctcgccaagaacctgaaggtCAAAGGACCCGTCAGGATGCCCACCAAGACCCTCCGGATCACCACCAGGAAGACACCGTGTGGTGAAGGATCCAAGACATGGGACAGGTTTCAGATGAGGATCCATAAAAGGATTATTGATCTCCAGAGCCCGTCAGAGATTGTCAAGCAGATT ACATCGATCAGCATCGAACCTGGCGTCGAGGTTGAGGTCACCATCGCTGATGCATAG